A DNA window from Litoribacterium kuwaitense contains the following coding sequences:
- a CDS encoding DUF4097 family beta strand repeat-containing protein has protein sequence MSTTQRKEILQRVKEGKLTIDEALILLEAEEENPSNTVEKPLKQESSAEKQPQPEQEYGLSTNVHLVDDDETGNKTDKESIRKAKWSDFIGGAIDKIRRADLDLNFGHFEEVHHTYLFQDAHVKKADLYLYNGDIEIVAADVPEIRLECYAKVYQVEYKEQAKRHFLQKAFTEFNDETFKFRLEEKTIKAECKLVIPFQQMEQFDCEMFNGSFNGNGMVSKRGELKNTNGSITLESVRMEELEVETVNGHVHVEGSVNEAELETVNGTILSRGIFRKLTASSFHGSVSAALDSDAELLKLNTTSGSIDVRLPENTNVHGQLASTFGDLKVTLPDVRVTKDVREVVKKRYVFEKGDVDSPMLLVATAKTGGITVHMKDKERYM, from the coding sequence TTGAGTACGACGCAGCGTAAGGAGATCCTCCAAAGAGTGAAGGAGGGTAAATTAACGATTGATGAAGCTCTAATCTTGTTAGAAGCCGAAGAAGAAAATCCTTCAAATACAGTTGAAAAACCGCTTAAACAAGAGTCTTCAGCTGAAAAACAGCCACAACCGGAACAAGAGTATGGGTTATCGACAAATGTCCATTTAGTAGATGACGATGAGACGGGGAATAAGACCGATAAAGAGTCTATCCGTAAGGCAAAATGGTCTGATTTTATCGGCGGAGCAATTGATAAAATTCGCCGAGCCGACCTTGATTTAAACTTTGGACATTTTGAAGAAGTACATCATACGTATCTATTTCAAGATGCCCATGTGAAGAAAGCCGACCTTTATTTATATAATGGAGATATTGAAATTGTTGCGGCGGATGTACCAGAAATTCGTTTGGAATGTTATGCTAAAGTGTATCAAGTCGAATATAAAGAACAAGCGAAACGTCACTTCTTGCAGAAGGCATTTACAGAATTTAATGATGAGACGTTTAAGTTTCGTCTTGAAGAAAAGACAATTAAAGCCGAGTGCAAGCTTGTCATTCCTTTTCAACAGATGGAACAGTTTGATTGTGAAATGTTTAATGGCTCTTTTAACGGGAATGGTATGGTTAGCAAACGTGGTGAGCTGAAGAACACAAACGGATCGATTACGTTGGAGAGCGTGCGGATGGAAGAGCTTGAAGTAGAAACCGTCAATGGTCATGTTCATGTAGAAGGTTCTGTAAACGAAGCAGAGTTAGAAACTGTTAATGGCACTATTTTAAGTCGAGGCATTTTTCGTAAGCTGACTGCTTCAAGCTTCCATGGTAGTGTCTCTGCCGCTCTAGACAGTGATGCTGAGCTATTGAAGCTGAATACAACAAGTGGAAGTATCGACGTCAGACTTCCGGAAAATACAAATGTCCATGGACAATTGGCGTCAACCTTTGGCGATTTAAAAGTCACCCTGCCCGATGTTCGTGTTACGAAAGACGTACGAGAAGTTGTTAAGAAGCGTTATGTATTTGAAAAAGGGGATGTGGATAGCCCTATGCTTCTCGTAGCTACGGCGAAAACGGGAGGGATTACGGTTCATATGAAGGACAAGGAGAGATATATGTGA
- the hprK gene encoding HPr(Ser) kinase/phosphatase gives MPKVRMKDVVEKFQLELVSGEEGIDRPIVTSDISRPGLEMAGYFAHYPAERLQLLGKTELSFFNSLDDQEKKVRMQKLCTDITPGIIVSREMEIPPELIEASKKDDVPILSSPMKTTRLSSRLTNYLESKLAPSTAIHGVLTDLYGVGVLIIGKSGVGKSETALELVKRGHRLVADDCVEIRQEDDETLIGSSPDLIQHLLEIRGLGIINVMTLFGAGAIRNYKKISIVINLELWDQNKVYDRLGLEEETMKIIDVDIPKLTIPVRPGRNLAVIIEVAAMNFRLKRMGVNAAEQFSAKLTDVIDDSVHEDF, from the coding sequence ATGCCTAAGGTCCGCATGAAAGATGTCGTAGAAAAATTTCAATTAGAATTGGTTAGTGGAGAAGAAGGTATAGACCGTCCGATTGTGACGAGTGATATCTCCCGACCAGGTTTAGAAATGGCCGGTTATTTTGCTCATTATCCAGCTGAACGGCTTCAATTGTTAGGGAAAACAGAGCTGTCTTTTTTCAATAGTTTGGATGATCAGGAAAAAAAAGTGCGCATGCAAAAGCTTTGTACTGATATTACACCAGGGATCATCGTATCCAGAGAGATGGAAATTCCTCCAGAGCTGATTGAAGCATCGAAGAAAGATGATGTGCCAATTTTAAGTTCTCCGATGAAGACGACCCGTTTGTCAAGCCGTCTGACAAATTATTTAGAAAGTAAGCTTGCTCCTTCAACGGCGATCCATGGGGTTCTCACCGATTTATACGGTGTAGGTGTACTGATCATCGGGAAGAGCGGCGTCGGTAAAAGTGAAACAGCGCTGGAGCTTGTAAAGCGAGGACATCGCTTAGTTGCCGACGATTGTGTTGAAATTCGTCAAGAGGACGATGAAACACTAATTGGTAGTTCACCAGATCTTATTCAACATTTACTAGAGATTCGTGGTCTCGGAATTATAAATGTAATGACGTTGTTTGGTGCAGGAGCAATCCGCAATTATAAAAAAATCTCGATTGTCATTAATTTAGAGCTATGGGATCAAAACAAAGTGTATGATCGGCTCGGTTTAGAAGAAGAAACGATGAAGATCATTGATGTTGATATTCCTAAGCTTACGATTCCAGTTCGTCCTGGTCGTAACTTAGCTGTCATTATTGAAGTGGCTGCAATGAACTTCCGTTTAAAACGGATGGGGGTTAATGCGGCTGAGCAATTCTCCGCAAAGCTAACTGATGTAATTGATGACTCTGTACATGAAGATTTTTAA
- a CDS encoding phage holin family protein: MGWIIQWLINALLLMALSSYFDGILISSVGAAFLASFILAVLNVIIKPILIILTLPVTIITLGLFLFVINAITLYLTAQLMGDSFLLDGFFTAVIASVLISVANLVIQNFILDRLRERR, from the coding sequence ATGGGCTGGATTATCCAATGGTTAATTAATGCGTTGTTGCTTATGGCATTGTCCAGTTATTTTGACGGAATTTTGATCAGCAGTGTAGGTGCTGCGTTTCTTGCCAGCTTTATTTTGGCAGTATTAAACGTCATTATTAAGCCAATTCTCATTATATTAACTTTACCAGTCACCATTATTACCCTCGGCTTATTTCTGTTTGTGATTAATGCCATTACGCTTTATTTGACGGCTCAGCTAATGGGAGATTCCTTCTTGCTGGACGGCTTTTTCACTGCGGTTATTGCCTCTGTATTAATTTCAGTTGCCAATTTAGTCATTCAAAACTTTATCTTAGATCGTCTTCGTGAGCGGCGTTAG
- a CDS encoding ATP phosphoribosyltransferase regulatory subunit → MSSLFMFEKPLGMRDTLPALVEKKQGIRQTVSQSIRSWGYRKVQTPTLEYYETVGAESAISDQQLFKLLDQQGHTLVLRPDMTVPIARIAASRFKQTDYPLRLSYDANVFRAQEQEGGKPAEFEQIGVELIGDGSLSADAEVLTLMIHCLKSAGIEEFSVTVGHIGFLKGLFAELLDDDHLAESLMRFLYNKNFVGYTEMIDQLTCSDAAKEKLRNVLTLRANENWFEAASALASNGMTHKALHELNTLFEYVKEAGLESYVKMDVSLVSHMSYYTGILFEGYAQNMGAVLCNGGRYNGLMGKFERDTEATGFGLRLDRLAAIAPGDVKEPKPKTILFDEATRAEAIQRANALRLEGDTVVTQDINGVKDIDTFRENHDIDLDYTTGKGEQG, encoded by the coding sequence ATGTCATCTTTGTTTATGTTTGAAAAACCACTCGGAATGCGCGACACGCTGCCTGCCCTTGTCGAAAAAAAGCAGGGCATTCGCCAAACAGTTTCGCAGTCGATTCGTTCTTGGGGATATCGTAAAGTGCAAACGCCAACGTTAGAATACTACGAAACGGTTGGTGCTGAATCGGCCATTTCAGATCAACAACTTTTTAAACTTCTTGACCAGCAAGGGCATACACTCGTCCTTAGACCAGATATGACCGTGCCCATTGCAAGAATAGCAGCTTCACGATTTAAACAGACGGATTATCCTTTACGCCTCTCCTATGATGCCAATGTGTTTCGGGCTCAGGAGCAAGAAGGAGGCAAGCCGGCTGAATTTGAACAAATCGGTGTCGAACTGATTGGTGATGGAAGCTTGAGTGCCGATGCTGAAGTGTTAACGTTAATGATTCATTGCTTAAAATCGGCAGGCATCGAAGAATTTTCGGTCACTGTTGGACATATTGGCTTTTTAAAAGGGTTATTTGCTGAACTTCTTGACGATGACCACCTCGCAGAATCCTTAATGCGCTTTTTGTACAATAAAAACTTTGTCGGATATACAGAAATGATTGATCAATTGACGTGTAGTGATGCAGCTAAGGAAAAACTTAGGAATGTGCTCACTTTACGAGCAAATGAAAATTGGTTTGAAGCAGCGAGTGCCTTAGCATCTAACGGGATGACGCATAAAGCATTGCATGAGTTGAACACATTATTTGAATATGTGAAAGAGGCTGGGCTGGAATCATACGTGAAGATGGACGTCAGCCTCGTGTCCCACATGAGTTATTACACCGGGATTTTATTTGAAGGCTATGCACAAAATATGGGCGCGGTACTCTGTAATGGCGGACGTTATAACGGTCTTATGGGCAAATTTGAGCGCGATACGGAAGCGACCGGATTTGGTCTGCGGCTCGATCGTTTAGCGGCAATTGCTCCCGGGGATGTGAAAGAGCCAAAGCCGAAAACGATACTATTTGATGAAGCGACGCGAGCAGAAGCGATTCAAAGAGCAAATGCCCTTCGTTTAGAAGGGGACACAGTTGTCACTCAAGATATCAATGGGGTAAAGGATATTGATACGTTTCGCGAGAATCATGACATCGATCTCGATTATACGACA
- the uvrB gene encoding excinuclease ABC subunit UvrB, with protein sequence MEQLQVVSKYSPEGDQPKAIEQLSNGILQGERHQTLLGATGTGKTFTMSNVIQQVNKPTLVIAHNKTLAGQLYSEFKEYFPNNAVEYFVSYYDYYQPEAYVPQTDTFIEKDASINDEIDKLRHSATSALFERRDVIIVASVSCIYGLGSPEEYKEMVCSLRVGQTIERDQLLRRFVDIQYHRNDIDFQRGTFRVRGDVVEVFPASRDEHCLRVEFFGDEIDRIREVDALTGEIIGEREHVAIFPASHFVTREEKMKLAIERIEAELKEQLHKLNEEGKLLEAQRLEQRTNYDLEMMREMGFCSGIENYSRHLTLREAGSTPYTLLDYFPEDFLIMIDESHVTLPQVRGMFNGDRARKQVLVDHGFRLPSALDNRPLQFSEFEQKANQLVYVSATPGSYEYEHSPGVIEQIIRPTGLLDPTVSVRQIEGQIDDLLSEIRQRVEQNERVLITTLTKKMSEDLTDYLKEVGVQVSYLHSEIKTLERIEIIRDLRAGKYDVLVGINLLREGLDIPEVSLVAILDADKQGFLRSERSLIQTMGRAARNANGHVIMYADTITEAMSVAIEETKRRREIQEEYNKVHGITPQTIKKDIRGLIQATSVAEEETTYFADKEANQLSKKEKDKLITQLETEMKEAAKALDFEKAAQLRDAVLELKAEG encoded by the coding sequence ATGGAACAGCTTCAAGTTGTATCAAAGTATAGTCCAGAGGGAGATCAGCCGAAGGCCATTGAACAGCTCTCAAACGGAATTTTGCAAGGGGAGCGTCACCAGACTTTGCTAGGAGCGACGGGAACAGGGAAAACGTTTACGATGTCGAATGTCATCCAGCAAGTGAATAAGCCAACGCTCGTTATCGCGCATAATAAGACTTTGGCGGGCCAGCTTTACAGCGAGTTCAAAGAGTATTTCCCTAATAATGCGGTTGAATATTTTGTCAGCTATTATGATTATTACCAACCGGAAGCATATGTGCCTCAAACGGATACATTCATTGAAAAAGATGCAAGTATAAATGATGAAATTGATAAATTACGACATTCGGCAACGAGTGCTTTGTTTGAACGCCGGGACGTTATTATCGTTGCGAGTGTGTCGTGTATTTATGGACTCGGTTCACCAGAAGAATATAAAGAGATGGTTTGCTCTCTTCGTGTCGGCCAAACCATTGAACGGGATCAACTCCTTCGCCGGTTTGTTGACATTCAATATCACCGTAACGATATTGATTTTCAAAGGGGGACGTTTCGTGTCCGGGGTGACGTCGTTGAGGTATTTCCTGCCTCAAGAGATGAGCATTGTCTCCGTGTAGAATTCTTTGGCGATGAAATTGATCGGATCCGCGAGGTCGATGCTCTGACTGGCGAAATCATTGGTGAGCGCGAGCACGTCGCTATTTTCCCCGCTTCTCACTTCGTCACTCGGGAAGAAAAGATGAAATTAGCAATCGAACGAATTGAGGCAGAGCTTAAAGAGCAGCTGCACAAGTTGAATGAGGAAGGCAAGCTTCTTGAAGCCCAGCGCCTTGAGCAGCGCACCAATTATGACCTTGAAATGATGCGCGAAATGGGCTTTTGTTCTGGCATTGAGAACTACTCACGTCATTTAACGTTGCGTGAGGCAGGGTCCACCCCGTATACATTACTCGATTATTTTCCAGAGGATTTTCTCATCATGATCGATGAGTCACATGTGACGTTACCCCAAGTCCGCGGCATGTTTAATGGAGACCGGGCAAGGAAGCAAGTGCTCGTCGACCACGGCTTTCGACTGCCTTCTGCGTTGGATAACAGGCCTCTCCAATTTTCCGAGTTTGAGCAAAAAGCAAACCAGCTCGTATATGTATCTGCCACGCCTGGATCGTATGAATATGAGCATTCACCAGGGGTTATTGAACAAATCATCCGTCCGACCGGTTTGTTAGATCCGACGGTATCTGTGCGCCAAATTGAAGGTCAAATTGACGATTTGCTATCAGAAATTAGGCAGAGAGTGGAACAGAATGAGCGGGTACTCATTACGACGCTGACGAAAAAAATGTCAGAAGATCTAACCGATTATTTAAAAGAAGTCGGTGTACAAGTTTCCTATCTTCATTCGGAGATCAAAACGTTAGAAAGAATTGAGATCATCCGTGATCTTCGTGCTGGCAAATATGATGTGCTCGTTGGGATTAACTTACTTAGGGAGGGGCTTGATATCCCAGAAGTATCCCTCGTCGCGATTCTCGATGCAGATAAACAAGGCTTTCTTCGCTCGGAGCGCTCATTGATTCAGACGATGGGGAGAGCTGCGCGGAATGCAAATGGTCACGTTATTATGTATGCTGATACGATCACAGAAGCGATGTCGGTCGCAATAGAAGAAACAAAACGCAGGCGTGAAATTCAAGAAGAATACAATAAGGTTCATGGGATTACACCACAAACCATTAAAAAAGACATTCGCGGTCTCATTCAAGCGACGTCGGTAGCGGAGGAAGAGACAACATACTTTGCTGACAAGGAAGCAAATCAATTGTCAAAGAAAGAAAAAGACAAGCTAATTACGCAACTTGAAACAGAAATGAAAGAAGCAGCGAAGGCCCTTGATTTTGAAAAAGCAGCTCAGTTAAGGGATGCCGTCCTCGAATTGAAAGCGGAAGGATGA
- the ppaX gene encoding pyrophosphatase PpaX, whose protein sequence is MSIKTCLFDLDGTLINTNDLIISSFLHTLDHYYPGQYKRKDVLPFIGPPLYETFENLDQDLSEEMVGMYRDHNLTNHDAMVTAFAGVQETVEALDRQGIKLGVVTTKMKDTAYRGLEIMGLRSFFPVVIALDDVNRAKPDPEPVLLAMEKLQASPAETIMIGDNSHDIEAGQRAGVKTACVSWSIKDHEFLKALKPDYWLEHMSDLLPLTEDDE, encoded by the coding sequence ATGAGCATTAAAACATGTTTGTTTGATCTCGATGGCACACTCATCAACACGAACGATTTAATCATCTCTTCATTTTTACACACATTAGACCATTATTATCCTGGGCAATACAAACGGAAAGATGTTCTCCCGTTTATCGGTCCACCATTGTATGAAACGTTTGAAAACCTTGATCAAGACCTGTCGGAGGAAATGGTCGGTATGTATAGAGATCATAATTTAACAAACCATGATGCGATGGTAACGGCGTTTGCAGGTGTCCAAGAAACCGTTGAGGCACTTGATCGGCAGGGGATCAAGCTTGGTGTTGTTACGACGAAAATGAAAGACACAGCATACCGAGGACTTGAGATCATGGGTTTACGTTCTTTTTTTCCAGTGGTGATCGCTTTGGATGATGTGAATCGAGCTAAACCAGATCCAGAACCTGTGTTATTAGCGATGGAAAAATTGCAGGCTTCTCCAGCAGAAACGATCATGATCGGTGATAATTCTCATGACATTGAAGCTGGGCAACGTGCGGGTGTCAAAACGGCTTGTGTATCGTGGAGCATTAAAGATCACGAGTTTTTAAAAGCTTTAAAGCCCGATTACTGGTTGGAACATATGTCGGATTTATTACCGCTGACAGAAGACGATGAGTAG
- a CDS encoding acyltransferase, which translates to MSRKTTRYPVEKVNSLWQLYKTISFWKVVKNFIVIQIGRYTPFFSLKNWLYRTFLKMNIGDHTAFAVMVVPDILYPERITVGRNCVIGYNTTMLTHEYLITEYRLGDIVIGSDVMIGANTTILPGVTIGDGAVISAGTLVHKDVPAGAFVGGNPMQQLTKKEEKEKE; encoded by the coding sequence ATGAGTAGAAAAACGACACGGTACCCCGTCGAGAAAGTGAATTCACTGTGGCAGTTGTACAAAACCATTTCATTTTGGAAGGTCGTTAAAAATTTTATCGTTATTCAAATTGGGCGGTATACACCATTTTTCTCCTTAAAAAATTGGTTATATCGAACTTTTTTAAAAATGAATATTGGCGATCACACCGCCTTCGCTGTGATGGTCGTGCCGGATATTCTGTATCCAGAACGGATCACTGTCGGTCGAAATTGTGTCATTGGCTACAATACGACGATGCTGACGCACGAATATTTAATTACTGAATATCGTCTTGGGGATATTGTGATCGGTAGTGACGTCATGATTGGTGCAAACACAACGATTCTTCCTGGGGTAACGATTGGTGACGGTGCTGTCATTTCAGCAGGCACACTCGTACATAAAGATGTACCTGCCGGCGCTTTCGTAGGAGGGAATCCGATGCAACAGCTTACGAAAAAGGAAGAAAAAGAGAAAGAATAG
- a CDS encoding nucleoside recognition domain-containing protein: MTGLSTTWSLGKVIFPITLLVTVLQYTPVLPWVVQFIQPLMGWIGLSGEAAIPLILGQFLNLYAAIGAILSLSLTVKEVFILAVMLSFSHNLLIEGVVASRVGVKVWVVYAVRIGLALVSAFLIHHFWSGGQSLARTGSSISEEGANPEGWLSIGLLGLEQAALGILQLAMIVIPLMVVIQGLKDYGWVDRFSRWMTPATKALGMAPNTSTTLASGLLFGLAFGSAVMIQAVKEDGVSKKDVYLAMIFLVSCHAVIEDTLIFIPLGIPVWPLLVIRLVTAIVLTIVVAAIWNRARPVAKRKEMTYEH; the protein is encoded by the coding sequence ATGACGGGTCTGTCGACGACGTGGTCATTAGGAAAGGTTATTTTTCCTATAACGTTGCTTGTGACGGTTTTGCAATATACGCCAGTGCTTCCGTGGGTTGTCCAGTTTATTCAGCCGTTGATGGGCTGGATTGGACTTTCTGGGGAAGCAGCCATCCCGCTGATTCTTGGACAGTTCTTAAATTTATACGCGGCGATTGGGGCTATTTTAAGCTTAAGTTTGACGGTGAAAGAAGTGTTTATTTTAGCCGTCATGCTCTCTTTTTCCCATAACCTTTTGATTGAAGGTGTGGTTGCTTCCAGGGTGGGTGTCAAGGTATGGGTTGTCTATGCCGTTCGTATCGGCCTAGCTCTCGTGTCAGCATTTCTCATCCACCACTTTTGGTCAGGGGGACAAAGTCTTGCGCGTACGGGATCGTCAATCAGTGAAGAAGGAGCAAATCCTGAAGGATGGCTGTCGATCGGTTTGTTAGGGCTTGAGCAAGCGGCATTAGGTATTTTACAATTGGCGATGATCGTTATCCCTTTAATGGTTGTCATTCAAGGGCTTAAGGATTATGGCTGGGTCGATCGGTTTTCCCGCTGGATGACTCCTGCGACAAAGGCACTTGGAATGGCGCCCAATACGTCCACGACATTGGCATCAGGTCTTCTTTTCGGCTTAGCGTTTGGCTCGGCTGTGATGATTCAAGCGGTGAAAGAAGATGGCGTGTCGAAAAAGGATGTCTATTTAGCCATGATATTCCTCGTATCTTGTCATGCGGTGATTGAGGATACACTTATTTTTATTCCTTTAGGCATTCCAGTTTGGCCGTTGTTAGTCATTCGGCTCGTCACAGCCATTGTATTAACGATCGTCGTTGCAGCGATATGGAACCGTGCGCGACCGGTTGCAAAAAGAAAGGAAATGACGTATGAGCATTAA
- the uvrA gene encoding excinuclease ABC subunit UvrA, translating into MATDKIVIQGARAHNLKNLNVTIPRDQLVVMTGLSGSGKSSLAFDTIYAEGQRRYVESLSAYARQFLGQMDKPDVDSIEGLSPAISIDQKTTSRNPRSTVGTVTEIYDYLRLLFARIGKPVCPKHGAEITSQTIEQMVDRMLSYEERTKMQILAPVVSGRKGTHVKTLEDIKKQGYVRVRVDKELRDINDDIQLEKNKKHDIEVVVDRVVIKEGVASRLADSLETALRLGEGQVMIDVIDGEELLFSENHACPICGFSVGELEPRLFSFNSPFGACPSCDGLGQKLEVDVDLIIPDRSLSLKEHAISVWEPTSSQYYPELLKSVCDHYGIPMDAPVKELSEKEMDILLNGSGKEKIYFRYENDFGRVREQYIQFEGVLKNVERRYRETSSDYVREQMEKYMSQKACPTCKGHRLKKEALAVKINEKHIGEITKLSVNDGYAWVEQLDLTEKELRIGQLILREIKERLSFLVNVGLDYLSLSRSAGTLSGGEAQRIRLATQIGSRLSGVLYILDEPSIGLHQRDNDRLIATLKSMRDLGNTLIVVEHDEDTMLAADHLIDIGPGAGVHGGEIITSGSPEDVMKASNSLTGQYLSGKKFIPVPARRRALTERAITVKGASENNLKNVKASFPLGLFICVTGVSGSGKSTLVNEVLYKNIAQKLHRSKVKPGAFTTMEGLEELDKVIDIDQSPIGRTPRSNPATYTGVFDDIRDVFASTNEAKVRGYKKGRFSFNVKGGRCEACRGDGIIKIEMHFLPDVYVPCEVCRGQRYNRETLDVQYKGKNIADVLAMTVDDALEFFSNIPKIKRKLQTIADVGLGYITLGQPATTLSGGEAQRVKLASELHRRSTGRSLYILDEPTTGLHVDDISRLLSVLQRLADNGDTVLVIEHNLDVIKTADHIIDLGPEGGDGGGTIVATGTPEDIAQVTASHTGKYLGPILERDQKRMMEQLAEATF; encoded by the coding sequence ATGGCAACTGATAAGATCGTAATTCAAGGTGCACGCGCCCACAATTTGAAAAATCTAAATGTCACAATTCCGAGAGATCAGCTCGTTGTAATGACCGGTTTATCCGGATCGGGAAAATCTTCTCTTGCTTTTGATACGATATATGCAGAGGGACAACGCCGGTACGTCGAATCATTATCCGCGTACGCTCGGCAGTTCTTAGGACAAATGGATAAGCCCGACGTCGACTCTATTGAGGGGTTATCTCCAGCAATTTCAATTGACCAAAAAACGACGAGCAGAAATCCGCGTTCCACAGTCGGAACAGTCACTGAAATCTATGATTACCTGCGCTTATTATTTGCCCGTATTGGGAAGCCTGTTTGTCCAAAGCATGGGGCAGAAATAACGTCACAAACGATTGAGCAGATGGTCGATCGAATGCTGAGCTACGAAGAACGGACGAAGATGCAAATCCTTGCGCCCGTCGTTTCTGGTCGAAAGGGTACGCATGTCAAAACACTTGAAGACATAAAAAAGCAAGGCTACGTCCGTGTTCGTGTAGATAAAGAGCTACGTGACATTAATGATGATATTCAGCTCGAAAAAAATAAGAAGCATGATATCGAAGTTGTCGTTGACCGCGTTGTTATTAAAGAAGGGGTCGCTTCAAGACTGGCAGATTCATTAGAAACGGCACTTCGTTTAGGCGAAGGGCAGGTCATGATCGATGTCATCGATGGCGAGGAGCTCCTCTTTAGTGAAAATCACGCCTGCCCGATCTGTGGTTTTTCTGTAGGAGAGCTTGAGCCACGTCTTTTTTCATTTAATTCTCCTTTTGGTGCTTGTCCGTCTTGTGACGGTCTTGGACAAAAGCTCGAGGTCGACGTAGATCTCATCATTCCAGATCGTTCGTTAAGTTTGAAAGAGCACGCGATCAGTGTATGGGAGCCGACGAGTTCACAATACTATCCTGAGCTTTTAAAGAGTGTTTGTGATCATTATGGAATTCCAATGGATGCACCGGTAAAAGAGCTTTCCGAAAAAGAAATGGACATATTATTAAATGGAAGCGGCAAAGAAAAAATCTATTTTCGTTATGAAAATGACTTTGGACGTGTGCGTGAGCAATACATCCAATTTGAAGGCGTGCTAAAAAATGTAGAACGGCGATACCGTGAAACGAGCTCTGATTATGTACGCGAGCAAATGGAAAAATATATGTCCCAAAAGGCGTGTCCAACTTGTAAGGGGCATCGTCTTAAAAAAGAAGCATTAGCGGTAAAAATAAATGAAAAACATATCGGAGAAATTACCAAGTTATCAGTAAATGATGGTTATGCATGGGTTGAGCAGCTCGATTTAACGGAAAAAGAATTGCGGATTGGTCAGCTTATTCTTCGTGAAATCAAAGAGCGTCTCAGTTTTCTCGTCAATGTTGGACTAGACTACTTATCGCTCAGTCGATCCGCGGGGACATTATCTGGTGGTGAGGCGCAGCGGATTCGTTTGGCGACGCAAATCGGGTCGAGGCTATCAGGGGTCCTATACATTCTTGACGAGCCGTCGATAGGCTTGCATCAACGGGACAATGATCGTTTAATAGCAACCTTAAAATCGATGAGGGATTTAGGGAATACACTGATTGTCGTAGAACACGATGAAGATACGATGCTCGCTGCAGATCACTTAATCGATATTGGCCCAGGGGCGGGGGTGCATGGCGGAGAAATCATCACGAGTGGTAGTCCTGAAGATGTCATGAAAGCGTCAAACTCCTTGACGGGACAATATTTATCAGGCAAAAAGTTTATTCCTGTGCCAGCAAGGCGTCGAGCGCTTACTGAGCGTGCCATTACGGTCAAAGGCGCGTCGGAGAACAACTTAAAAAATGTAAAGGCGTCATTCCCGCTCGGTCTGTTTATTTGCGTCACAGGGGTCAGTGGTTCGGGTAAAAGTACGCTCGTCAATGAAGTTCTCTATAAAAACATAGCGCAAAAGCTGCATCGAAGCAAAGTGAAGCCAGGGGCATTTACAACGATGGAAGGACTGGAAGAGCTTGACAAGGTCATCGATATCGATCAGTCGCCAATTGGCAGAACGCCTCGTTCCAACCCGGCGACGTATACAGGCGTGTTTGATGATATCCGTGACGTGTTTGCGTCTACAAACGAAGCTAAAGTGCGAGGATATAAAAAGGGACGATTTAGTTTTAATGTCAAGGGTGGGCGTTGTGAAGCTTGCCGGGGCGATGGGATTATTAAAATTGAAATGCACTTTTTGCCAGACGTTTACGTCCCTTGTGAAGTGTGTCGGGGGCAAAGGTATAATCGGGAAACGCTCGACGTGCAATATAAAGGAAAAAACATTGCCGATGTCTTAGCTATGACCGTCGATGATGCGTTGGAATTCTTTAGTAACATCCCGAAAATTAAGCGGAAACTACAGACAATTGCGGATGTAGGTCTTGGCTATATTACGCTAGGACAGCCAGCGACGACGCTGTCTGGTGGAGAAGCACAGCGGGTGAAGTTAGCTTCTGAGCTACACCGCCGTTCGACAGGACGTTCTCTCTATATATTAGATGAGCCGACGACAGGTCTTCATGTGGATGATATATCACGGTTACTGTCTGTACTACAAAGGCTCGCTGATAATGGAGATACGGTGCTCGTCATCGAACATAATTTAGATGTCATCAAAACAGCCGACCATATTATTGATCTTGGACCAGAAGGCGGGGATGGGGGTGGCACGATCGTGGCGACAGGAACCCCTGAGGACATTGCCCAAGTAACAGCTTCTCATACAGGAAAATATTTAGGTCCTATTCTTGAACGTGATCAAAAGCGGATGATGGAGCAATTAGCGGAGGCGACTTTTTAA